In Mycobacterium sp. JS623, one genomic interval encodes:
- a CDS encoding TetR/AcrR family transcriptional regulator — protein MATKAARRTQAERTEATTTALVDAARELFARDGYDATSLDAVAARANMTKGAVYHHFDGKRQLFEAVFTREVEQLATPLVEAYARKKDPWDAFKAGCRAFLDECLAPDLQRIVLLDALAAIGWEHVRRLEGPLLDMMQVGISRAAEAGRIAPRPPAPLAHFLYGALCETAMIVARADDQKTAHRQAVSEINRILDGLAID, from the coding sequence GTGGCGACGAAGGCGGCAAGACGGACTCAGGCCGAGCGGACCGAGGCGACCACCACTGCGCTCGTCGATGCCGCACGTGAACTGTTCGCCCGCGACGGCTACGACGCGACGTCGCTGGACGCGGTCGCGGCACGCGCCAACATGACGAAGGGCGCGGTGTATCACCACTTCGACGGCAAGCGGCAGCTGTTCGAGGCCGTCTTCACCCGCGAAGTGGAGCAGTTGGCCACGCCACTTGTCGAGGCGTACGCCCGGAAGAAGGATCCGTGGGACGCCTTCAAGGCCGGATGCCGGGCATTCCTCGACGAGTGCCTCGCCCCCGACCTACAGCGAATCGTGCTGCTCGACGCCTTGGCCGCCATCGGCTGGGAGCACGTCCGGCGGCTGGAAGGCCCGCTGCTGGACATGATGCAGGTCGGAATTTCGCGGGCCGCAGAAGCCGGCCGCATCGCGCCACGACCACCGGCGCCACTCGCTCATTTTCTCTACGGAGCGCTCTGCGAAACCGCGATGATCGTCGCCCGCGCCGACGACCAGAAGACCGCCCATCGCCAGGCCGTCAGCGAGATCAACCGCATCCTTGACGGCCTGGCTATCGACTGA